In Poecile atricapillus isolate bPoeAtr1 chromosome 12, bPoeAtr1.hap1, whole genome shotgun sequence, one DNA window encodes the following:
- the F9 gene encoding coagulation factor IX, which translates to MANIPLILSMCLLGACLGGENPVFIENKEASSVLQRQRRANSNRLEEVIPGNLERECIEEKCSYEEAREVFENEEKTMQFWKTYVDGDQCNPNPCKNGASCEDQINSYVCWCPAGYEGKNCEIDFTCAIKNGGCKHFCSHQPPRKVVCSCAAGYKLAEDGKSCEPTVPYPCGRITAPEAKRKLTRSMNTFEHWNITADEADDGPEEELDNSTVSSSAAATTRITPVLRTGTRVVGGSDSMKGEVPWQVLLVNSKGLGFCGASIINEKWVVTAAHCLKPGYTHNITAVAGEHDLRSEEHTEQRRRVVRLLPHPTYNASINEYHNDIALLELERPFIFNSYVTPVCLGSREFSNALLRQGKGTVSGWGKLFFRGRTATTLQVLKVPFVDRPTCLKSTSTSILQNMFCAGFPSGGKDTCEGDSGGPHTTEIEGTWFLTGITSWGEQCALPGKYGIYTRVSKYVKWIKQNTRLP; encoded by the exons ATGGCAAATATCCCCCTCATACTCTCCATGTGTCTTCTGGGAGCTTGTCTTGGGGGTGAAAATCCAG TGTTCATTGAGAACAAAGAGGCCAGCTCGGTCCTGCAGAGGCAAAGGAGAGCCAACTCCAACAGGCTGGAAGAGGTCATTCCTGGGAACCTGGAGAGGGAATGCATCGAGGAGAAATGCAGCTATGAAGAGGCACGAGAAGTGTTTGAGAACGAAGAGAAAACG atGCAGTTTTGGAAAACATACGTTG ATGGGGACCAGTGCAACCCCAACCCCTGCAAGAACGGAGCCTCCTGCGAGGATCAGATCAACTCCTACGTGTGCTGGTGCCCCGCTGGCTACGAAGGCAAGAACTGTGAGATTG acTTTACTTGTGCTATTAAAAATGGAGGCTGCAAACACTTCTGCAGCCACCAGCCCCCACGGAAGGTTGtgtgctcctgtgctgctggctaCAAACTGGCTGAAGATGGAAAGTCCTGCGAGCCTACAG TGCCATATCCCTGCGGGAGGATCACGGCTCCCGAAGCCAAGAGGAAGCTCACCCGCTCCATGAACACCTTTGAGCACTGGAACATCACCGCTGATGAGGCTGACGATGGccctgaggaggagctggacaACAGCACGGTCAGCAGCAGCGCTGCAGCCACCACCAGGATCACCCCCGTGCTCAGGACGGGCACACGCGTGGTCGGAGGCTCGGACAGCATGAAGGGAGAGGTGCCCTGGCAG GTTCTGCTGGTTAACAGCAAGGGCTTGGGCTTCTGCGGCGCGTCCATCATCAACGAGAAGTGGGTGGTGACAGCAGCACACTGCCTGAAGCCGGGCTACACCCACAACATCACTGCTGTGGCAG GTGAACACGATCTCAGGAGCGAGGAGCACACGGAGCAGCGGCGCAGGGTGGTGAGGCTGCTCCCCCACCCCACCTACAACGCCTCCATCAACGAGTACCACAACGACATCGCCCTCCTGGAGCTGGAGCGGCCCTTCATCTTCAACAGCTACGTGACCCCGGTGTGCCTGGGCAGCCGAGAGTTCAGCAATGCGCTGCTCCGGCAGGGCAAGGGCACGGTCAGCGGCTGGGGCAAGCTGTTCTTCCGCGGCCGCACCGCCACCACCCTGCAGGTCCTCAAGGTGCCCTTCGTTGACCGGCCCACCTGCCTGAAGAGCACCTCCACCAGCATCCTGCAGAACATGTTCTGTGCCGGCTTCCCCTCCGGGGGCAAGGACACCTGCGAGGGGGACAGCGGCGGCCCGCACACCACCGAGATCGAGGGCACCTGGTTCCTCACGGGCATCACCAGCTGGGGAGAGCAGTGTGCCCTGCCGGGCAAGTACGGCATCTACACCAGGGTCTCCAAGTACGTCAAGTGGATAAAGCAGAACACCAGGCTCCCCTGA